A genome region from Nocardia sp. NBC_00565 includes the following:
- a CDS encoding zinc-binding alcohol dehydrogenase family protein gives MTGWRVRRPGPIDGGPLDFVRETVPEPAADELLVRVLACGVCRTDLHVTEGDLPVHRPGVVPGHEVVGEVVALGPTVVSGSPGAVGSSANEFAVGDRVGIAWLRHTCGVCRYCLRGAENLCPNSAYTGWDADGGYAEYTTVPAAYAYRLPAGYTDVETAPLLCAGIIGYRALQRADLPRGGRLGIYGFGGSAHIAAQVALARGAEVHVMTRDAAARELARDLGAASVQGAADRPPAQLHSAILFAPVGELVLPALEALDRGGVLAIAGIHLSDIPALNYQRHLFQEREIRSVTANTRADAREFLAMAGKHRIHVTATGYSLGTADRALADLAHGRFTGAAVLIP, from the coding sequence ATGACCGGCTGGCGCGTGCGCCGGCCGGGTCCGATCGATGGCGGACCCCTGGATTTCGTTCGGGAGACGGTGCCCGAACCCGCTGCCGATGAACTTCTGGTCCGGGTGCTGGCCTGCGGGGTCTGCCGGACCGACCTGCATGTGACCGAGGGTGATCTACCGGTGCATCGACCCGGTGTGGTGCCCGGACACGAGGTCGTGGGGGAGGTGGTGGCGCTCGGGCCGACGGTCGTATCGGGTTCGCCTGGGGCGGTGGGTTCTTCGGCGAACGAGTTCGCGGTCGGTGATCGCGTCGGCATCGCCTGGCTGCGCCACACCTGTGGCGTCTGCCGATACTGCCTGCGCGGTGCGGAGAATCTCTGCCCGAATTCGGCGTACACGGGCTGGGACGCCGATGGCGGCTACGCCGAATACACCACTGTGCCAGCCGCTTACGCGTATCGGCTGCCCGCCGGATACACCGATGTGGAGACCGCGCCGCTACTGTGCGCCGGCATCATCGGCTACCGAGCGCTGCAGCGTGCCGACCTCCCGCGCGGTGGGCGGTTGGGGATCTACGGCTTCGGCGGCAGCGCGCATATCGCCGCGCAGGTCGCGCTGGCACGTGGCGCGGAGGTGCATGTGATGACCAGGGATGCCGCGGCGCGTGAGTTGGCCCGCGACCTCGGCGCGGCCTCGGTGCAGGGTGCGGCGGATCGGCCGCCCGCGCAACTGCATTCGGCGATCTTGTTCGCGCCCGTCGGCGAGCTGGTGCTGCCCGCGCTCGAGGCGCTGGATCGAGGTGGCGTGCTGGCCATCGCGGGCATCCATCTCAGCGATATTCCGGCGCTGAACTATCAGCGGCACCTGTTCCAGGAGCGCGAGATTCGCTCGGTGACTGCCAACACCCGCGCCGACGCGCGCGAATTCCTCGCGATGGCGGGCAAACACCGGATACATGTGACCGCAACGGGGTACTCCCTCGGTACGGCGGATCGCGCCCTCGCGGATCTCGCACACGGACGTTTCACCGGCGCGGCGGTTCTCATCCCATAG